One segment of Calliopsis andreniformis isolate RMS-2024a chromosome 1, iyCalAndr_principal, whole genome shotgun sequence DNA contains the following:
- the LOC143177153 gene encoding fidgetin-like protein 1 → MATRRRDMPTTDVATDENKHNFLAAYHILKFSKTDKDEIENVDIERRCIGIKYFTAKEFESENMAACLLRRGLEDYQNLMENKEGVNNYWKQFKAQTSKINNNPQEWKSGLNDIDVALNFVKPLSCQDNKTMPCCERLFNDRHIENIMSIWKNKETLVRNRKVSIQAKPNLSQNSSKYSKERSYGNNLFDMERSYPSLSVKSVDENSSTQAKANLNQDESNSMQVNYSKKQIPKPSSVNQESQYLVRQKSSKFEPKTSSKFPNSFNAHQNNYEPSNMYKKNNGKVKSQAFVQNSEEDSDVPKPKANFFKTARDELSVQQAKANKPMQKKTLGGKPSVNSQFICPFKREQEKAMQDMYNNETDAMEVDDERLKNIEPKMIELIKNEIMDCKTTISWDDIAGLEHAKKIIKEVVVYPMLRPDIFTGLRKPPKGILLFGPPGTGKTLIGKCIASQSKSTFFSISASSLTSKWIGEGEKMVRALFAVARVYQPSVVFVDEIDSLLTQRSETEHESSRRLKTEFLVQLDGAATGDEDRILIVGATNRPQELDEAARRRLVKRLYVPLPEFQARKQIINNLLVTVPHNLTEEDVDNIAEQSKGYSGADMSNLCKEASMGPIRSISFSQLENIRKEDVRHVTVGDFKDALINVRPSVSESSLSAYVEWDATYGSGTAQNYTV, encoded by the exons ATGGCCACGCGCAG AAGAGACATGCCCACTACTGATGTAGCAACAGACGAAAATAAGCATAATTTTTTAGCAGCATATCatattttaaagttttcaaaaaCTGACAAGGATGAGATAGAAAACGTAGATATTGAACGCAGATGTATTGGTATAAAGTATTTTACTGCAAAAGAGTT TGAATCTGAAAACATGGCAGCTTGTTTGCTTAGAAGAGGCCTGGAGGATTATCAAAACTTAATGGAGAACAAGGAAGGTGTAAACAATTATTGGAAACAGTTTAAGGCACAGACATCAAAGATTAATAACAATCCACAAGAATGGAAATCTGGACTCAATGATATTGATGTAGCACTTAATTTTGTGAAGCCTTTATCTTGCCAAGACAATAAGACAATGCCTTGTTGTGaaagattatttaatgatagaCATATAGAAAATATTATGAGCATATGGAAAAATAAAGAGACACTGGTGAGAAATAGGAAAGTTAGTATTCAAGCAAAGCCAAATCTTAGTCAAAATTCAAGCAAATATAGTAAAGAAAGGTCTTACGGTAATAATCTATTTGATATGGAAAGATCTTATCCTTCTTTATCAGTTAAATCTGTAGATGAAAACAGTAGTACCCAAGCAAAAGCAAATCTTAATCAGG ATGAAAGCAATAGTATGCAGGTAAATTATAGTAAAAAACAAATACCTAAACCTTCTTCAGTAAACCAAGAAAGTCAGTATCTTGTAAGACAGAAATCTAGTAAGTTTGAACCCAAAACATCATCCAAATTTCCAAACTCTTTTAATGCACATCAAAATAATTATGAACCATCAAACATGTATAAAAAAAACAATGGAAAAGTCAAGTCTCAAGCTTTTGTTCAGAATAGTGAAGAAGATTCTGATGTACCTAAGCCTAAAGCTAACTTCTTCAAAACTGCGAGGGATGAATTAAGTGTACAACAAGCAAAAGCTAACAAACCAATGCAAAAGAAAACATTAGGTGGTAAACCATCAGTGAATTCCCAATTTATTTGCCCATTTAAACGTGAACAGGAGAAAGCAATGCAAGATATGTACAATAATGAAACTGATGCAATGGAAGTGGATGATGAAagattaaaaaatatagaacCTAAGATGATTGAATTAATCAAGAATGAAATAATGGACTGTAAAACAACCATTTCTTGGGATGACATAGCTGGTTtagaacatgcaaaaaaaattattaaggAAGTAGTTGTATACCCTATGCTGAGACCTGATATTTTTACTGGTTTACGTAAACCACCTAAAGGAATTTTATTATTTGGACCTCCAGGTACAGGAAAAACGCTAATAGGGAAATGTATAGCTTCGCAGAGTAAATCGACTTTCTTTTCAATATCGGCGAGCTCTTTGACTTCGAAATGGATAGGAGAGGGTGAAAAGATGGTCAGAGCATTATTCGCTGTTGCAAGAGTTTATCAACCATCGGTTGTTTTCGTGGATGAAATAGACTCTTTGCTTACTCAAAGATCCGAAACGGAGCATGAAAGTTCTAggagattgaaaactgaatttTTAGTACAGTTGGATGGAGCTGCAACTGGCGATGAAGATCGTATTTTAATCGTGGGAGCAACAAATAGGCCCCAAGAATTGGACGAGGCAGCGCGCAGACGACTCGTTAAAAGGCTTTATGTTCCTTTACCAGAGTTTCAAGCGCGTAAACAAATCATAAATAATTTATTGGTGACTGTTCCACATAATCTCACGGAAGAAGATGTTGATAATATAGCTGAACAATCAAAAGGATATTCAGGAGCAGATATGTCTAATTTGTGCAAAGAAGCTAGTATGGGACCTATTAGAAGTATTTCATTTAGTCAGCTAGAAAATATTAGAAAGGAGGATGTTAGGCACGTAACTGTTGGCGATTTTAAGGATGCGTTGATAAATGTTCGTCCTAGCGTATCTGAATCTAGTTTATCAGCTTATGTTGAGTGGGATGCTACATATGGAAGTGGAACAGCTCAaaattacacagtataa
- the LOC143177908 gene encoding cytochrome b5 produces the protein MVELTRYTLKEVAQRNGREGTSTWIVIHDKVYDVTSYKNQHPGGGELIDEYAGQDATFGFDDFGHSSDASRMLKSYLIGELVDEDKMSFKKKRGAGTKANKIGEGKRRVFLSVLCGNCAS, from the exons ATGGTTGAACTGACGCGATACACTTTGAAAGAAGTAGCACAACGCAACGGAAGAGAAGGAACTAGCACTTGGATCGTGATCCACGACAAGGTGTACGATGTAACCAGCTACAAAAATCAG CATCCTGGGGGTGGAGAATTGATCGACGAGTACGCTGGTCAGGATGCAACTTTCGGTTTCGATGATTTTGGTCATTCTTCCGATGCGTCGAGAATGTTGAAGAGTTACTTGATCGGGGAACTAGTTGAT gaGGACAAAATGAGTTTCAAGAAGAAGAGAGGTGCGGGTACGAAGGCGAACAAAATAGGAGAGGGTAAAAGGAG GGTGTTCCTGTCAGTCTTATGTGGAAACTGTGCGTCGTGA